A genomic segment from Candidatus Viadribacter manganicus encodes:
- a CDS encoding TorF family putative porin, translated as MIKGAKLLGLAAAAGAIMAGGTAQAETDVSFNVGIATDYIFRGIDQTGYYDEGQAFGGVDATSGSFYAGAWISNTGPNPAQFIEYDLYAGWKPVVGPVTFDLGLIYYGYTDSDLGDESELSTYELKGAASIATGGATWGAAVYWTPNFSGDFDGSDDNGGFYYEANAAYTFSNNATLSGAIGAAEVDDYTIDSYTTWNVGVSYPIIENLLIDARYIDTDDDAYAFGYAGDRLIGTLKVTF; from the coding sequence ATGATCAAGGGTGCAAAACTGTTGGGGCTGGCCGCTGCGGCCGGCGCGATCATGGCTGGCGGCACAGCCCAAGCCGAGACTGACGTCTCATTTAACGTCGGGATCGCGACGGACTATATTTTCCGCGGCATCGACCAAACCGGGTACTATGACGAGGGCCAAGCGTTCGGCGGCGTCGATGCAACGAGCGGCTCATTCTATGCTGGCGCATGGATCAGCAACACTGGTCCCAACCCCGCGCAATTCATTGAATATGACCTCTATGCGGGATGGAAGCCTGTCGTGGGCCCGGTCACGTTCGATCTCGGCCTCATCTACTACGGCTACACCGACAGCGACTTGGGAGACGAGTCCGAACTCAGCACCTACGAACTCAAAGGCGCGGCCTCGATCGCCACCGGCGGCGCCACCTGGGGCGCCGCCGTATATTGGACGCCGAACTTCAGCGGCGACTTTGATGGATCCGACGACAATGGCGGCTTCTACTATGAAGCCAACGCCGCCTACACGTTCTCAAACAACGCCACACTCAGCGGCGCCATCGGCGCAGCCGAAGTCGACGACTACACAATCGATAGCTACACGACCTGGAACGTCGGCGTGAGCTATCCGATCATTGAAAATCTGCTGATTGATGCGCGCTACATCGACACTGACGATGACGCATATGCATTCGGCTATGCAGGCGATCGCTTGATCGGCACGCTGAAGGTCACCTTCTGA
- the queF gene encoding preQ(1) synthase has translation MSEGLTQLGQAASIPTSPDQARLERAPNPHPGTLYLARFTAPEFTSICPVTGQPDFGVLVLDYAPQDWIAESKSLKLFLQSFRNHGAFHEDCTLHVAKRVIEAISPTWLRIGGYWNPRGGMPIDVFWQTGAPPEGLWLPDQGVATYRSRG, from the coding sequence ATGAGCGAAGGTCTCACTCAACTCGGCCAAGCGGCGTCTATTCCAACGAGCCCCGATCAGGCGCGGCTTGAACGCGCGCCGAACCCGCATCCGGGCACACTTTATCTTGCGCGGTTCACCGCGCCTGAATTCACATCGATCTGCCCTGTTACCGGCCAACCGGACTTTGGCGTCCTGGTGCTCGACTATGCGCCGCAAGACTGGATCGCTGAATCCAAGAGCTTGAAGTTGTTCCTGCAGAGTTTCCGCAATCACGGCGCGTTCCACGAGGATTGCACTCTGCATGTCGCCAAGCGGGTGATCGAAGCGATAAGTCCGACATGGCTGCGTATCGGCGGCTACTGGAATCCGCGTGGCGGGATGCCGATCGACGTCTTCTGGCAAACCGGCGCGCCGCCAGAAGGCTTGTGGCTGCCCGATCAGGGCGTGGCGACGTATCGCTCGCGCGGCTAA
- a CDS encoding lipopolysaccharide biosynthesis protein, with protein sequence MALKRIAFGVATLSAARIFQLASSFVAIPFLARMLTPEDFGLAALALSMVMFFTMIGDAGLGRSLVRVDAKDTEAWSSAFWASVLLMLALSGIFFLLSWPAATFFNEPRLAPIMMTLALAPLLMGIAEIPAAALLQKEKFQWLAGAEFAAAMAGIVVALVVAFKGGGAWALVWQHLTQRIVKGIVVQLASRLYPRLVLNLEKLKEHLRFMLDTAAWSMTMFVNRQADTLIVGKFLGAATLGLYNIAVRIMQLPVSILGGSLHSVVYPRFVTLRDDNKALRELVLFTTMAQAVLVFPAVAAVAAASHAFFTLLLSERWQASGEIFTLLAGAAAIQTVVAINGSLLQAIGRTGARLRLTVEYAVLWTISALATAPFGIHGVALGCTVTTLLYLPRLLHLYLRPIECSPMDFMRVLGPPTLVAIALFIGHRTLMRTIDVGLWTELGIVIVETLVAYCALLLFQRREIMGQLRNVRAMLSPGAAA encoded by the coding sequence GTGGCCCTTAAGAGGATCGCCTTTGGCGTTGCGACCCTTTCGGCCGCGCGCATCTTCCAGTTAGCATCGAGTTTCGTCGCGATCCCGTTCCTTGCACGCATGCTCACGCCGGAAGATTTCGGCCTCGCCGCACTCGCGCTCTCCATGGTTATGTTCTTCACGATGATCGGCGACGCTGGCCTTGGCCGCTCGCTGGTGCGCGTCGACGCAAAGGACACCGAAGCTTGGTCCAGCGCCTTCTGGGCCAGCGTACTGTTGATGCTGGCGCTGTCGGGCATCTTCTTTCTGCTGTCATGGCCTGCGGCGACGTTCTTCAACGAGCCACGACTCGCGCCCATCATGATGACGCTCGCGCTCGCGCCGCTTCTGATGGGCATCGCGGAAATCCCAGCGGCGGCACTGCTGCAAAAAGAAAAGTTCCAGTGGCTCGCGGGCGCTGAGTTCGCTGCCGCCATGGCGGGGATCGTTGTTGCGCTCGTCGTCGCCTTCAAGGGCGGCGGCGCCTGGGCGCTGGTCTGGCAGCATCTCACACAACGCATCGTAAAAGGCATCGTCGTCCAACTTGCGAGCCGGCTCTACCCGCGCCTGGTGCTCAATCTTGAAAAACTCAAGGAGCACCTGCGTTTCATGCTGGATACAGCGGCATGGTCGATGACCATGTTCGTCAACCGCCAGGCGGATACGCTTATCGTCGGCAAGTTTCTCGGCGCCGCAACACTCGGCCTTTACAACATCGCAGTCCGCATCATGCAGCTGCCGGTCAGTATCCTCGGCGGATCACTGCATAGCGTCGTCTATCCCCGTTTCGTCACGCTGCGAGACGACAACAAAGCGCTCCGCGAGCTCGTGCTCTTCACGACCATGGCGCAAGCAGTTCTCGTCTTCCCGGCGGTCGCAGCGGTGGCAGCGGCGAGCCATGCCTTCTTCACGCTCCTCCTCTCCGAGCGCTGGCAAGCATCGGGCGAGATTTTCACGCTGCTCGCGGGCGCGGCCGCCATTCAAACTGTCGTCGCGATCAACGGATCCTTGCTTCAGGCGATCGGCCGCACCGGCGCGCGCTTGCGCCTAACGGTCGAATACGCGGTGCTGTGGACGATCTCGGCGCTCGCGACCGCGCCCTTTGGCATTCATGGCGTCGCTCTGGGTTGCACAGTGACAACCCTGCTTTACCTGCCACGCCTACTGCACCTTTATTTACGCCCCATCGAGTGCTCACCGATGGACTTCATGCGCGTGCTCGGCCCGCCAACGTTGGTGGCGATCGCGCTCTTCATCGGTCACCGCACGCTGATGCGCACGATCGATGTAGGCCTCTGGACCGAACTCGGCATCGTGATCGTGGAGACGCTGGTTGCCTACTGCGCACTACTGCTCTTTCAGCGTCGAGAGATCATGGGCCAGTTGCGGAACGTTCGCGCCATGCTTTCTCCAGGCGCCGCAGCTTAG
- a CDS encoding nitroreductase family protein: MPLPLSAIPSAPHENEPANAFHESPDTLALLARRRSTKLMHLAAPGPNAEELDALIKLAARVPDHGKLGPWRFVVIDGEARDRASAALEQVIRNDEGVDDARRDFVRGWFNRAPTCVMVVSSPRPSPKVPEWEQILSAGAVCFNLILAAHALGFAGSWLTEWPTFDERARTALGLASQERVAGFVYLGTPTKGAAERVRADVSARISRY, translated from the coding sequence ATGCCCCTTCCGCTTTCTGCGATACCCTCCGCGCCTCACGAGAATGAGCCTGCGAACGCATTCCATGAGAGCCCCGATACGCTGGCTCTGCTTGCACGGCGACGCTCGACCAAGCTCATGCATCTGGCGGCGCCGGGCCCAAATGCGGAAGAGCTCGATGCCCTGATCAAGCTCGCCGCGCGCGTCCCTGACCACGGCAAGCTGGGACCATGGCGGTTCGTCGTCATCGATGGTGAAGCCCGGGATCGCGCCAGCGCCGCCCTAGAGCAGGTAATCCGCAACGATGAAGGCGTCGACGATGCACGCCGCGACTTCGTGCGGGGTTGGTTCAATCGCGCACCGACATGCGTGATGGTGGTGTCGTCACCGCGTCCTAGTCCGAAGGTGCCCGAGTGGGAGCAGATTCTGTCAGCAGGCGCTGTGTGCTTCAACTTGATCTTGGCCGCGCACGCGCTTGGCTTTGCCGGAAGCTGGCTGACCGAATGGCCCACGTTTGACGAACGTGCACGCACTGCACTCGGGCTTGCCAGTCAAGAGCGCGTTGCAGGATTTGTTTATCTCGGGACGCCGACAAAGGGCGCTGCCGAGCGCGTGCGTGCCGACGTCAGTGCACGGATTTCACGGTACTAA
- a CDS encoding NUDIX domain-containing protein codes for MSETWDEDGDPWIVKGVTRAFENDWFGIDAHDVIRPDGRPGQYGVIRVRRLAVGVLPIEADGRVHMVGQWRFPLGRYSWEMPEGGGEPGEDAHDCAIRELAEETGVRAQTLLKVLEMDLSNSLTDEKAVIFIATDLAPGDAEPEATEVLRHRTAHFRDVLARVADGRIRDSLTVAAVLRAHHMAVTGQLPPLLAEEMLRQGD; via the coding sequence ATGAGCGAGACCTGGGATGAAGACGGCGATCCATGGATCGTCAAGGGCGTGACACGAGCCTTCGAGAACGATTGGTTCGGGATTGATGCGCACGATGTGATCCGCCCTGATGGGCGGCCCGGCCAATACGGCGTCATACGTGTGCGCCGTCTGGCGGTGGGCGTGCTGCCGATTGAGGCGGATGGCCGCGTCCACATGGTCGGGCAATGGCGGTTTCCGCTCGGGCGCTATTCGTGGGAAATGCCAGAAGGGGGTGGCGAGCCCGGCGAGGATGCTCACGATTGCGCAATCCGCGAACTTGCCGAAGAGACTGGAGTGCGCGCGCAGACATTGCTCAAGGTGTTGGAGATGGACCTCTCCAATTCCCTCACCGATGAAAAGGCGGTGATCTTTATCGCGACAGATCTTGCACCCGGCGATGCCGAACCCGAGGCGACGGAGGTGCTAAGGCACCGCACGGCGCACTTCCGAGATGTGTTGGCGCGGGTCGCAGACGGGCGCATTCGAGATTCGCTTACGGTTGCCGCAGTGCTCCGCGCCCACCACATGGCGGTGACGGGGCAATTGCCGCCGCTGCTGGCGGAGGAGATGCTGCGGCAGGGAGACTAG
- the cysE gene encoding serine O-acetyltransferase, with protein MAEPRVFEASGGVWAQLRVEAMQAAAEEPLLASYLHASILHHERIEDALSYHLAQKLGHGDLPALQLREVIREAYNAEPFLAAQATRDMRVVRERDPACRTYLQPFLYFKGYGGLQSYRIANWLWRQEREILAYHLQSRVSELFAVDIHPAATIGAGVFIDHAHGIVIGETAIVEDDVSMLHSVTLGGTGKEGGDRHPKIRRGVMIGAGAKVLGNIEVGEDARIAAGSVVLENVAPRCTVAGVPARPIGGPCCEGVKPAEIMNQRLEGE; from the coding sequence ATGGCCGAGCCACGAGTGTTTGAAGCGTCCGGAGGAGTTTGGGCGCAGCTGCGGGTGGAAGCCATGCAGGCAGCGGCCGAGGAGCCCTTGCTCGCCTCCTATCTGCACGCTTCCATCCTGCATCACGAGCGCATCGAAGACGCGCTTTCCTATCATTTGGCGCAGAAGCTTGGTCACGGCGACTTGCCGGCTCTGCAGCTGCGCGAAGTGATCCGTGAGGCCTATAATGCAGAGCCATTTCTTGCCGCGCAAGCGACGCGCGACATGCGCGTGGTGAGAGAGCGCGACCCGGCGTGCCGGACGTATCTGCAGCCCTTCCTCTATTTCAAAGGCTATGGCGGGCTTCAGTCGTATCGGATTGCGAACTGGCTCTGGCGCCAGGAGCGCGAGATTCTTGCGTATCACCTTCAAAGTCGTGTCTCTGAATTGTTCGCGGTTGACATCCATCCGGCGGCGACGATTGGCGCCGGTGTTTTCATCGACCACGCGCATGGCATCGTCATCGGTGAAACGGCGATCGTGGAAGATGACGTCTCGATGCTCCATTCTGTGACGCTCGGCGGCACAGGCAAAGAAGGCGGCGATCGACACCCGAAGATTCGCCGCGGCGTGATGATTGGCGCTGGCGCGAAGGTGCTTGGCAATATTGAGGTTGGCGAGGATGCGCGGATCGCGGCCGGTTCGGTCGTACTGGAAAACGTGGCCCCGCGCTGCACCGTCGCGGGCGTGCCGGCCCGGCCGATCGGTGGGCCTTGTTGCGAAGGCGTGAAGCCGGCAGAAATTATGAACCAGCGCCTCGAAGGCGAGTAA
- a CDS encoding thiol-disulfide oxidoreductase DCC family protein, with the protein MTRPALYAYRRDAAVPAFDDALPIIIFDGKCVLCSHFAAFVLDHDNHGRFRLLAAQTPLGEAIYRHFGLQFGNFDTYVLLEDGGVRVKSDAALRIFTRLSFPWSLLAAGYAMPRPWRDAFYDFVARNRVRWFGVRETCFVPSAADAGRFVQ; encoded by the coding sequence GTGACTCGCCCAGCGCTTTATGCCTATCGGCGCGATGCCGCCGTTCCAGCGTTTGACGACGCGCTGCCGATTATCATTTTCGACGGCAAGTGCGTGCTTTGCTCACATTTTGCGGCGTTCGTTCTTGATCATGATAACCATGGGCGGTTTCGATTGCTTGCCGCGCAGACGCCTCTGGGGGAGGCGATCTATCGCCATTTCGGTTTGCAGTTCGGCAACTTTGATACCTACGTGCTTTTGGAGGATGGCGGCGTCCGCGTGAAATCTGACGCGGCGCTGCGAATATTCACGCGGCTCAGCTTTCCTTGGTCGCTGTTGGCTGCTGGATACGCGATGCCTCGGCCATGGCGCGATGCGTTCTATGATTTTGTCGCGCGCAATCGGGTCCGTTGGTTTGGAGTTCGCGAAACTTGCTTTGTCCCCAGTGCGGCTGACGCGGGGCGCTTTGTTCAATGA
- a CDS encoding SDR family oxidoreductase, whose protein sequence is MKLLIVGGYGTFGGRIVDLLGCEPRLTLIVAGRSLSLAEAFCVRRSRAAASLTAAQFDRDGDLATQLLALQPDVVIDASGPFQTYGDGAYKLIEACITARVHYLDLADGSAFVDGVSAYDVAARQAGVYVLSGVSSFPVLTAAVVRRLAATMTRVDEISGGIAPSPYAGVGANVIRAIASYAGQPVAYLGRTAKIIGRPFTQQRRYTIAPPGRAPLRSTMFSLIDVPDLRALSKLWPQARRVWMGAGPVPEILHRVLIFCAWMVELGVIRTLSPLAPLMHWATNRLRWGEHRGGMYVEVRGASAAGVVETRSWHLLAEGSDGPLIPSMAVQAIVLQHLAGDAPEAGARACVDDVELEEYERLFASRTIYTGVRMQPRAGALLYERIVGDAWQSLPEIVRMMHDGAASAEGRARVDRGGSPLALLAGAMMSFPPASIDVPVRVRFEQTSRGEVWRRSFGRHSFHSHQYEGRGRSERLIIERFGVLEFAMALVVDGDHVRLVTRRWSAFGVPLPLWLAPRSNVHETAENGVFCFFVEISHPLTGLIVRYSGWLKPQPPGV, encoded by the coding sequence ATGAAGCTGCTCATCGTTGGCGGATACGGGACGTTTGGTGGTCGCATTGTCGACTTGTTGGGCTGCGAGCCGAGGCTCACGCTCATTGTGGCTGGGCGCTCACTTTCGTTGGCGGAGGCGTTCTGCGTCCGCCGTTCCAGAGCTGCCGCGAGTTTGACTGCCGCCCAGTTTGACCGCGATGGAGATTTGGCTACGCAGTTACTCGCGCTTCAGCCGGACGTGGTCATCGACGCGAGTGGCCCGTTTCAGACATACGGCGATGGCGCCTATAAGCTCATCGAAGCCTGCATTACGGCGCGCGTACATTATCTCGATTTGGCGGATGGCTCAGCATTCGTCGATGGCGTTAGCGCTTACGACGTGGCTGCGCGTCAGGCGGGCGTCTATGTCCTTTCGGGCGTCTCCAGCTTTCCGGTTCTGACGGCTGCTGTAGTTCGCCGCCTCGCGGCGACTATGACGCGCGTGGATGAGATCAGCGGCGGCATTGCGCCATCGCCGTACGCTGGCGTCGGCGCCAACGTCATTCGCGCGATCGCGAGCTATGCCGGCCAGCCGGTCGCGTATCTTGGACGTACAGCGAAGATCATCGGCAGGCCATTCACCCAACAGCGTCGTTACACGATCGCGCCTCCCGGTCGCGCGCCACTGCGCAGTACGATGTTCTCGCTCATCGACGTGCCGGATCTGCGCGCGTTGTCGAAGCTCTGGCCGCAGGCGCGGCGCGTATGGATGGGCGCAGGGCCCGTGCCCGAAATCTTGCACCGTGTCCTGATTTTCTGCGCGTGGATGGTGGAGCTGGGCGTCATCCGCACGCTCAGCCCGCTCGCGCCGCTGATGCATTGGGCCACCAATCGCCTGCGCTGGGGTGAACATCGCGGCGGCATGTATGTCGAGGTGAGAGGCGCCAGCGCTGCCGGTGTCGTGGAGACGCGCTCTTGGCATTTGCTCGCGGAGGGCAGTGATGGACCGCTCATTCCCTCCATGGCGGTTCAGGCGATTGTCCTGCAGCATCTTGCCGGTGATGCGCCCGAGGCAGGCGCGCGGGCTTGTGTCGACGATGTCGAGCTTGAAGAGTACGAGCGACTATTTGCCTCTCGAACGATCTACACCGGCGTTCGCATGCAGCCGCGCGCGGGCGCGTTGCTTTATGAGCGCATTGTTGGCGATGCGTGGCAGTCGCTGCCGGAGATCGTGCGCATGATGCACGATGGCGCCGCGAGCGCGGAGGGGCGCGCGCGGGTTGATCGCGGCGGCTCGCCTTTGGCGCTACTTGCCGGTGCGATGATGAGTTTTCCGCCCGCGAGTATCGATGTTCCCGTCCGCGTGAGGTTCGAACAGACGTCTCGAGGCGAAGTTTGGCGACGCAGCTTCGGGCGTCATTCGTTCCATAGTCACCAGTATGAGGGGCGCGGAAGGTCCGAGCGGCTGATCATCGAACGGTTCGGTGTGTTGGAATTCGCCATGGCGCTCGTCGTCGATGGCGATCACGTCCGCCTGGTGACACGCCGATGGAGCGCGTTTGGCGTGCCGTTGCCACTGTGGCTCGCGCCGCGTTCAAATGTACATGAAACCGCGGAAAACGGCGTGTTTTGCTTCTTTGTGGAAATTTCGCATCCGCTTACGGGTCTGATCGTTCGCTATAGCGGCTGGCTGAAGCCTCAGCCGCCCGGCGTATAA
- the hfaD gene encoding holdfast anchor protein HfaD encodes MRAALSLLLSTALVGAPAAYAQSNNQYQSGDATAVTNVEAGWANDAGATAVASGNVVTANEDGSDTELDSTQHMDGATSAEADATVWTATGNVAITTAAVSNGATATVTNGASTINTAQIGHNDATASTYLRSGYAYNAATSASASNNTAAVSAQNAEILVLTDQSSTGSVSASAEMDAGIVEDQAVSGAVASANNLSVGGETATVLTATRQDATGASVSARSDLYVGYATNASGNATANANSVTIDNQWGYVNAAIEQNATASVSADSYVTLGGDFIGFASAGAYGVGNQATVANVGSDTVLDVAQSNGGDVYANAALAGDGGGMSLASSAAYGNSISGSVCTSCDMSVPSLTASSSQANDGNVYSSSVIRTTGATTVGATSTAIGNAATYQAYTPGG; translated from the coding sequence ATGCGCGCTGCACTCTCTCTGCTGCTCAGCACAGCGCTCGTTGGCGCCCCTGCAGCCTACGCGCAGTCAAACAATCAATACCAATCCGGCGACGCCACCGCAGTGACGAATGTCGAGGCGGGCTGGGCAAATGACGCCGGCGCCACGGCTGTCGCAAGCGGCAACGTCGTGACGGCGAACGAGGACGGCAGCGACACCGAACTCGACAGCACCCAGCACATGGACGGCGCAACCAGTGCGGAAGCGGACGCAACCGTTTGGACCGCGACCGGCAATGTCGCAATCACGACAGCCGCCGTCAGCAACGGCGCGACCGCGACGGTTACCAACGGCGCGAGCACGATAAACACCGCGCAGATCGGTCACAACGACGCGACCGCCAGCACCTACCTGCGCAGCGGATATGCCTATAACGCCGCCACATCAGCCTCCGCCAGCAACAACACCGCTGCTGTGTCTGCGCAAAACGCCGAGATCCTGGTCCTAACGGATCAATCGAGCACTGGCTCTGTCAGTGCCTCGGCCGAAATGGATGCCGGCATCGTCGAAGACCAAGCCGTCTCCGGCGCAGTCGCGAGCGCAAACAATCTTTCGGTCGGCGGCGAAACCGCAACCGTGCTGACCGCTACGCGTCAAGATGCGACGGGCGCGAGCGTCAGCGCGCGATCCGATCTCTATGTGGGCTACGCAACCAATGCTTCCGGCAACGCGACCGCCAACGCCAACTCAGTCACCATCGACAATCAATGGGGCTACGTGAACGCCGCTATCGAACAGAACGCTACCGCGAGCGTTTCCGCGGATTCTTACGTCACGCTCGGCGGCGACTTCATCGGCTTTGCGTCCGCGGGCGCCTATGGCGTCGGCAACCAAGCAACTGTCGCCAATGTCGGCTCTGACACGGTCCTGGATGTTGCGCAGTCGAACGGTGGCGATGTCTATGCCAATGCGGCTCTGGCGGGTGACGGCGGCGGTATGTCGCTCGCGTCCTCGGCTGCCTACGGCAACAGCATAAGCGGGTCGGTCTGCACAAGTTGCGACATGAGCGTTCCCAGCCTGACTGCGTCGAGCAGTCAGGCCAACGACGGCAATGTCTATTCATCGTCTGTGATCCGCACCACCGGCGCGACCACCGTCGGCGCGACCTCCACCGCAATCGGCAACGCTGCGACGTATCAGGCTTATACGCCGGGCGGCTGA
- the hfaB gene encoding holdfast anchoring protein HfaB yields the protein MRALKTLAVLAATTALTACVTPHSGNDGMYALPIGDAPVTANPTAYTPALDCLNAYARGNNVAAPRIAVGRILDYTGSVSEEGGRRITQGASLMAMSAFNKAGARLVERFDTSVTELELRYANNRLIGQEGDENVRRIYAGQMPGSDYYFVGGITELNYNIRSMGVDAQGGHTDARDGVGNLGGRLYVMNIALDFRLIDTRTLEVVDVISYQKQIIGRELRAGVFSFFDDTIIDIAAGERALEPVQLAVRAGVERAVVEVMSRFYNVRDSAVCAAAIQAEGDPMGPGAVQTANSTQSPATAAIEQARTSPDTWNARRDDNFTGLRGRS from the coding sequence ATGCGCGCGCTCAAGACCCTTGCCGTTCTGGCGGCCACGACAGCTCTCACCGCGTGCGTCACGCCTCATTCGGGCAACGATGGCATGTACGCGTTGCCGATCGGCGACGCGCCCGTCACCGCGAACCCCACTGCCTACACACCGGCCCTTGATTGCTTGAACGCGTATGCCCGCGGCAACAACGTCGCAGCGCCACGCATCGCCGTCGGCCGCATCCTCGACTACACCGGCTCGGTTTCAGAAGAAGGCGGGCGCCGCATCACACAAGGCGCGTCGCTGATGGCGATGTCGGCGTTCAACAAGGCCGGCGCGCGTCTCGTTGAGCGCTTCGACACCTCCGTCACTGAACTCGAACTGCGCTACGCCAATAACCGCCTGATCGGCCAAGAAGGCGACGAGAACGTCCGTCGCATCTACGCCGGTCAAATGCCCGGCTCCGACTATTACTTCGTCGGCGGCATTACCGAGCTCAACTACAACATCCGTTCCATGGGCGTTGACGCACAAGGCGGCCACACCGATGCGCGCGACGGCGTCGGCAATCTTGGCGGCCGCCTCTACGTGATGAATATCGCGCTCGACTTCCGCCTGATCGACACACGGACGCTCGAAGTCGTCGATGTCATCTCCTACCAAAAGCAGATCATCGGTCGTGAACTGCGCGCAGGCGTCTTTTCCTTCTTCGATGACACAATTATCGACATCGCCGCAGGCGAGCGCGCGCTTGAGCCGGTGCAACTGGCTGTTCGCGCAGGTGTCGAACGCGCGGTCGTCGAAGTGATGAGCCGCTTCTACAACGTGCGCGACAGCGCCGTCTGCGCGGCCGCCATCCAAGCTGAAGGTGATCCGATGGGGCCGGGCGCTGTGCAAACCGCCAACTCGACGCAGAGCCCGGCAACGGCTGCGATCGAACAAGCGCGCACGAGCCCTGACACCTGGAACGCCCGCCGCGACGACAACTTCACCGGTCTGCGCGGCCGCTCGTAA
- the hfaA gene encoding holdfast anchoring protein HfaA — MRAFIILGALAVATTANADPIPGSAGDFSRGYGMGYDSFDTPINPATRDENANRVIVNGRMEIEGSLSGGLQDSFATGIGASSAIGNQLNVITQGNYNTVIVDSTQINNGDITAVVGDE, encoded by the coding sequence GTGCGTGCGTTCATCATACTCGGCGCCCTCGCCGTTGCGACCACGGCCAATGCGGACCCAATTCCGGGCAGCGCCGGCGATTTCTCGCGTGGCTACGGCATGGGCTACGACTCCTTCGACACGCCTATCAATCCCGCCACGCGCGATGAGAACGCCAATCGCGTGATCGTAAATGGCCGCATGGAAATCGAAGGCTCGCTGTCAGGCGGCCTTCAAGATTCTTTCGCCACCGGCATCGGCGCTTCAAGCGCCATCGGCAACCAGCTCAACGTGATCACCCAGGGCAACTACAACACGGTGATCGTGGACTCTACTCAGATCAATAACGGCGACATCACCGCCGTCGTCGGAGACGAATAA
- a CDS encoding rhomboid family intramembrane serine protease produces the protein MNDTSRPPTPIAVWLLTGFTVAAYAAFTLAPVGAQNAVDYAFALIPERFHAGSEYRFEHWYETFGPIFGHAFLHTGWMHLAVNAFFLFGASRLPALRLGAVRYLVVYFWAVAVSALTFLALNWNEQSSAVGASGGVCGMITAFFLSLRPTWREALADPRVRGPLAVLFFLNVVVLGVLAEAGIVQISWEGHLGGFIGGGVAYTLLQRPAPLKPA, from the coding sequence TTGAACGATACATCCCGGCCGCCGACGCCGATCGCCGTATGGTTACTGACTGGTTTCACTGTGGCTGCGTATGCGGCGTTCACGTTGGCGCCGGTCGGTGCGCAAAACGCGGTGGATTACGCGTTCGCGTTAATTCCCGAGCGATTCCACGCTGGCAGCGAGTATCGGTTCGAGCATTGGTACGAAACGTTTGGCCCGATATTCGGTCATGCCTTCTTGCACACCGGGTGGATGCATTTGGCCGTGAACGCATTCTTTCTATTCGGCGCCTCGCGATTGCCGGCTTTGCGTCTCGGCGCTGTTCGTTACCTCGTCGTTTATTTCTGGGCTGTGGCGGTTAGCGCGCTCACCTTCCTTGCGCTCAATTGGAACGAGCAATCCAGCGCCGTTGGCGCATCTGGTGGAGTGTGCGGAATGATTACCGCGTTCTTTCTTTCGTTGCGTCCCACCTGGCGTGAAGCGTTGGCCGATCCGCGTGTGCGCGGCCCACTTGCTGTGTTGTTCTTTCTAAACGTCGTGGTGCTCGGCGTGCTGGCCGAAGCCGGTATCGTTCAGATTTCGTGGGAAGGGCACCTGGGCGGTTTTATTGGCGGCGGCGTTGCTTACACGCTGCTGCAGCGGCCCGCGCCGTTAAAGCCAGCTTAA